A stretch of the Clostridium fungisolvens genome encodes the following:
- a CDS encoding alpha-L-rhamnosidase, producing the protein MLKPINLKTELMNNPIGITIKQPKLSWSLISDSNKKYQKQSAFQIIAAESEENLRKEIYIWNSGKVFSDNICHIPYEPDLQSRSRIYWCVKVWDQDGQESDYSDIGYFETGLFGKEDWSAKWINPELETNPEKRYPASYVRKDFKVEGKLKEAKLYATACGLYECYINGKRVGNQVLTPGTTQYNKRLQVQTYDVKDYIFDGDNAVGVVLGDGWFRGMNGMNRKRNIYGDNIALLLQLELVYENGVRKTVISDASWKASQGGFIRFNDVQQGETYDANFYLGKWSESYYDDSSWHGVLEYRWDNSTLIGSNSVPITEHEQFKPKILSTPNGETVLDFGQNMSGYVSFDIKGSKEIKGTCITLIHGEALDEDGNFTLKHLEPLSEKKPHMKQEVNYIVSEKANQYYKTSMTVFGFRYVLLKNWPYEPFPEDFTAYAVYSDVSETGSFTCSDELINKLVLNTKWSQKSNFVDVPTDCPTRERSGYTGDAQVYVETGTMLMDGLQFFRKWLADLRATQSPNGKIANIAPMPDKKFSFFDGSAGWGDAIVIIPYKLYKQYGDTQVLKENYDSMKAWVDFELGEAQKSHLLRKFSRNRYKKYLWDTGFHWGEWLEPGQTNAYISNIVFFGCPETATAYMHYSCKLLAEVSEILGYKENAKKYAKAAENSKKAYQYEFLRNNINSERQCLYVRPLMFGLLEKEDEQKVADNLNSLVIKNNYHINTGFLSTPFICEVLERYGYLDTAYRLLEQKTIPSWLYAVTKGATTIWECWDGVNEEGKPKNSMNHYAYGAIIGWLFRSVAGIKEPVDGYKKFTVAPKPGGSLTRAEATYNSINGQIKSKWEYIDNKLHVQVDVPVNTEATIILPVDLIEKVVEFPNDCNLEIQNNSVYCKVGSGYYSFLIDKRNY; encoded by the coding sequence GTGTTGAAACCTATAAATTTAAAAACAGAATTGATGAATAATCCAATTGGAATTACAATAAAGCAACCTAAGCTTAGTTGGAGTCTTATAAGCGACTCAAATAAAAAGTATCAGAAACAGAGTGCTTTTCAGATTATTGCTGCAGAGAGTGAGGAGAACCTACGGAAAGAAATTTATATATGGAATAGTGGAAAGGTATTCAGTGATAATATCTGCCATATTCCTTATGAACCAGATCTACAAAGTAGGAGTCGTATTTACTGGTGTGTAAAGGTTTGGGATCAGGATGGACAAGAGAGTGATTATAGTGATATAGGCTACTTTGAAACAGGATTATTTGGAAAGGAAGATTGGAGTGCAAAATGGATTAATCCAGAGCTTGAAACAAATCCTGAAAAAAGATATCCAGCATCTTATGTAAGAAAAGATTTTAAAGTTGAAGGAAAATTGAAGGAAGCAAAATTATATGCTACTGCTTGTGGCCTTTATGAATGTTATATAAATGGTAAACGTGTAGGGAACCAAGTGCTGACTCCAGGGACAACTCAATATAATAAGCGTTTACAAGTTCAAACTTATGATGTGAAAGATTATATTTTTGATGGAGATAATGCTGTTGGTGTAGTACTTGGTGATGGATGGTTTAGAGGTATGAATGGAATGAATCGTAAAAGAAATATTTATGGTGATAACATAGCTCTGCTATTACAGCTAGAATTAGTTTATGAAAATGGAGTAAGAAAAACAGTAATCAGTGATGCTTCATGGAAAGCTTCTCAAGGAGGTTTTATAAGGTTTAATGATGTGCAGCAAGGTGAAACTTATGATGCCAATTTTTATTTAGGAAAGTGGTCAGAGTCATATTATGATGATTCAAGTTGGCATGGAGTACTTGAGTATAGATGGGATAATAGTACATTAATTGGTTCAAACAGTGTTCCTATTACTGAACATGAACAATTTAAACCTAAGATTCTTTCCACACCAAATGGAGAAACAGTATTAGATTTTGGACAAAATATGTCTGGGTATGTGTCTTTCGATATAAAAGGAAGCAAAGAAATAAAAGGAACTTGTATAACACTGATTCATGGAGAAGCATTGGATGAGGATGGAAACTTTACACTTAAGCATCTAGAACCTTTATCTGAAAAAAAGCCACATATGAAGCAAGAAGTAAACTATATTGTTTCTGAAAAAGCTAATCAATATTATAAAACTTCTATGACAGTGTTCGGGTTTAGATATGTTCTATTAAAAAATTGGCCTTATGAACCATTTCCGGAAGACTTTACTGCATATGCTGTGTATTCAGATGTTTCAGAAACTGGTAGTTTTACGTGCTCAGATGAGTTGATAAATAAACTAGTTTTAAATACAAAGTGGAGTCAAAAATCAAACTTTGTTGATGTACCTACAGATTGTCCTACAAGAGAACGATCTGGGTATACTGGAGATGCACAGGTATATGTTGAGACTGGAACTATGCTTATGGATGGGTTACAGTTTTTTAGAAAATGGCTGGCAGATTTACGTGCTACCCAATCGCCAAATGGTAAAATTGCTAATATAGCACCTATGCCAGATAAAAAGTTTTCGTTCTTTGATGGAAGTGCAGGTTGGGGAGATGCAATTGTTATTATTCCCTATAAGTTGTACAAGCAGTATGGAGATACTCAAGTTTTAAAGGAAAATTATGATTCGATGAAAGCTTGGGTTGACTTTGAGTTAGGAGAAGCTCAAAAGTCACATCTTTTACGAAAATTTTCTAGAAACAGATATAAAAAATATTTATGGGATACTGGATTCCATTGGGGAGAATGGTTGGAACCTGGTCAAACAAATGCATACATTTCTAATATTGTTTTTTTTGGATGTCCAGAGACTGCGACGGCATATATGCATTATTCTTGTAAATTATTAGCAGAAGTAAGCGAGATATTAGGATATAAGGAAAATGCTAAAAAATATGCAAAAGCAGCTGAAAATTCAAAGAAAGCGTACCAGTATGAATTTTTAAGAAATAATATAAATTCGGAGAGACAGTGCTTGTATGTTCGCCCATTAATGTTTGGACTTCTAGAAAAAGAGGATGAACAAAAGGTCGCTGATAATTTAAATTCATTAGTTATCAAAAACAACTATCACATTAATACTGGATTTTTATCAACGCCTTTCATATGTGAAGTGCTTGAGCGTTACGGATATTTAGATACAGCTTACCGTTTGCTTGAACAGAAAACTATTCCAAGCTGGTTGTATGCAGTGACAAAAGGAGCAACAACTATTTGGGAATGCTGGGATGGAGTCAATGAAGAAGGAAAACCGAAAAATTCAATGAATCACTATGCATATGGAGCTATTATTGGATGGCTGTTCCGTTCCGTGGCTGGAATAAAAGAACCAGTCGATGGATATAAGAAATTCACTGTTGCTCCTAAACCAGGAGGATCCTTGACTAGAGCTGAAGCAACTTATAATTCTATAAATGGTCAGATTAAAAGTAAGTGGGAATATATTGACAATAAATTGCATGTTCAAGTAGATGTGCCTGTTAATACGGAAGCCACCATAATTTTGCCAGTTGATTTGATAGAAAAGGTGGTAGAATTTCCTAATGACTGTAATCTAGAAATACAAAATAATAGTGTTTATTGTAAGGTTGGTTCAGGATATTATAGTTTTCTAATAGATAAGAGGAACTATTAG
- a CDS encoding AraC family transcriptional regulator — protein sequence MELADKSMVLIDDLKYMCSNIFGMLRVPITFLDSKGESILQFPDEYISNPLYPDYLTLYEQFLDSIEETTTVFTNSTKFFENYAFVVIRDDHKFIGTIIIGPCLFSEINIEAIDDLIKNLNIQVKHRKDLLYYYQRMAVISYDTLINACSIFHYFIYHEQLSIVTLTENADIYDKSFSQIKYSFSTTERKQDFESYMLENIKNGFSHHSPKYEFELLNYIKEGNKDKLIEFLEKRPAEKYGKPYKNPLRDQKNLFISFIPLVSHAAIEGGLDWELALSLGDYYIHIVEEESSIKDILNLYPKMFIDFAERVKIATATHSTPIIKCKNYIFEHLLDKLSLSDIAEATGMNRSYLSHLFKKEIGLTISDYIQSERIELAKKMILTSDESLSDIYTTLGFIDQSHFTKVFKKFTGVTPKEFRLNHKHT from the coding sequence ATGGAATTAGCAGATAAATCTATGGTATTAATAGATGATTTGAAATATATGTGCAGTAATATATTTGGAATGCTTCGAGTTCCTATAACTTTCTTAGACAGTAAAGGTGAGAGTATTCTCCAATTTCCAGATGAATACATATCAAACCCACTTTATCCAGATTATTTAACTCTATATGAACAATTCTTAGATAGTATTGAAGAAACAACTACTGTTTTTACAAATTCCACAAAATTTTTTGAGAATTATGCCTTTGTAGTTATTCGTGATGATCATAAATTTATAGGAACTATTATTATAGGGCCTTGTCTTTTTTCTGAAATAAATATAGAAGCTATCGATGATCTTATAAAGAATTTAAACATTCAAGTTAAGCATAGAAAGGATTTGCTTTATTACTACCAGCGCATGGCAGTAATAAGCTATGATACTCTAATAAACGCTTGTTCAATCTTTCATTATTTTATATACCATGAGCAGTTGAGTATAGTAACTTTGACAGAAAACGCAGATATTTATGATAAATCTTTTTCTCAGATAAAATATTCATTTTCAACAACTGAAAGAAAGCAAGATTTTGAAAGCTATATGCTAGAAAATATAAAAAATGGTTTTTCTCATCACTCGCCTAAATATGAGTTTGAGCTACTTAATTATATAAAAGAAGGGAATAAAGATAAATTAATAGAGTTTCTAGAAAAAAGACCTGCTGAAAAGTATGGAAAACCTTACAAAAATCCACTTAGAGATCAAAAAAACCTCTTTATATCTTTTATTCCACTAGTTTCCCACGCAGCTATTGAAGGTGGACTTGATTGGGAATTAGCTCTAAGCTTAGGGGATTATTATATTCATATTGTAGAGGAAGAAAGTAGCATAAAAGATATCTTAAACCTTTATCCTAAAATGTTTATTGATTTTGCAGAGAGAGTAAAAATAGCTACTGCCACTCATTCTACTCCAATCATAAAGTGTAAAAACTACATTTTTGAACATTTATTAGATAAACTTTCTTTATCAGATATCGCTGAAGCTACTGGTATGAATCGAAGTTATCTATCTCACTTATTTAAAAAAGAAATTGGATTGACTATTAGTGACTATATTCAAAGTGAACGAATTGAGTTAGCAAAGAAAATGATACTTACTTCCGATGAATCCCTATCAGATATTTACACTACTTTAGGTTTCATAGATCAAAGTCATTTTACAAAAGTGTTTAAGAAATTTACAGGAGTAACTCCTAAAGAATTTAGATTAAATCATAAACATACTTAA
- a CDS encoding NAD-dependent epimerase/dehydratase family protein, with protein sequence MKNKKTIFLTGASGNMGHQGFKQLLDRRDKFNIVALVLPTQRDKQIMSVYENEPGVKIVWGDLTNYNDVLECVQGSDYVLHVGGMVSPAADYLPTVTTKVNIGAVKNIIRAIKAQKDPDKIKLVYIGTIAETGDRNPPVHWGRTGDPIKISVYDNYAITKTIAEREVIESGLKYWVSLRQTGVLYPAMLNNLDPIMFHEPVQGVFEWATAKDSGRLLANVCEEDVPEEFWRRVYNIGGGEKYRTTNYEFMQKSFKALGMEFEKVVDLNWFATRNFHGQWYEDSDVLEEYLHFRSGSADEFIAELGKKAPFKMKLAKFVPSGIIKKFIIEPVANKEIGTMYWMKHDVKDRITSFFGSKEKWQAIPTWKEYKYVEPSRTPRRLNHGYDESKPKSELDINDMRQAAKFRGGKCLSHTMVKGDLYTKLKWQCAFAHEFEASPALVLLGGHWCPDCLPAPWNYDEEAKRNPFFAQVWYPLHDKDEANYYDASIIKDMKRD encoded by the coding sequence ATGAAGAATAAAAAGACAATTTTTTTAACTGGCGCATCAGGAAATATGGGACATCAAGGCTTTAAACAGTTACTAGATAGAAGAGATAAATTTAATATAGTAGCATTGGTTTTACCGACACAGAGAGATAAGCAAATAATGTCAGTGTATGAAAATGAACCAGGAGTAAAGATAGTATGGGGAGATTTAACCAATTATAATGATGTACTAGAATGCGTCCAAGGCTCTGATTATGTACTTCATGTCGGTGGTATGGTTTCCCCTGCAGCAGACTATCTTCCTACGGTTACTACAAAGGTAAACATCGGAGCAGTTAAAAATATAATAAGAGCAATAAAAGCTCAAAAAGATCCTGATAAAATTAAGCTAGTTTACATAGGAACAATTGCTGAAACAGGTGACAGAAATCCTCCAGTACACTGGGGGAGAACTGGAGATCCAATAAAAATTAGTGTATATGATAACTATGCTATAACAAAGACTATAGCCGAAAGGGAAGTAATAGAATCAGGGCTTAAATACTGGGTGTCTTTAAGACAAACAGGAGTATTATACCCTGCTATGTTAAACAATCTAGATCCAATAATGTTCCATGAACCAGTGCAAGGTGTATTTGAGTGGGCTACAGCAAAGGATTCAGGAAGACTTTTAGCTAATGTTTGTGAAGAAGATGTACCAGAAGAGTTTTGGAGAAGAGTTTATAATATTGGCGGGGGAGAAAAGTACAGAACAACAAACTATGAATTTATGCAAAAGAGCTTTAAAGCGTTAGGGATGGAATTCGAAAAGGTTGTTGATTTAAATTGGTTTGCAACAAGAAACTTCCACGGACAATGGTATGAAGATTCAGATGTACTTGAAGAATATCTTCACTTTAGAAGTGGTTCTGCAGACGAATTTATTGCAGAACTAGGTAAGAAGGCACCATTTAAGATGAAACTGGCGAAGTTTGTACCATCAGGGATAATTAAGAAGTTTATAATTGAGCCTGTGGCAAACAAAGAGATTGGAACCATGTATTGGATGAAACACGATGTTAAGGATAGAATAACTTCTTTCTTCGGTTCAAAAGAAAAATGGCAGGCCATACCAACCTGGAAAGAATATAAGTATGTTGAACCTTCAAGAACTCCAAGAAGATTAAATCATGGATATGATGAAAGTAAACCTAAATCAGAACTGGACATAAACGATATGAGACAAGCTGCTAAATTTAGAGGTGGAAAATGTTTGTCACATACTATGGTGAAGGGAGATTTATATACAAAGCTTAAATGGCAATGTGCTTTTGCCCATGAATTTGAAGCAAGTCCTGCTTTGGTTTTATTAGGAGGACATTGGTGTCCAGATTGTCTTCCAGCACCATGGAATTATGATGAAGAAGCAAAGAGAAATCCATTCTTTGCACAAGTATGGTATCCACTGCATGACAAAGATGAAGCTAATTACTATGATGCAAGTATTATAAAGGATATGAAAAGAGACTAA
- a CDS encoding TetR/AcrR family transcriptional regulator has product MQYLKEEVRLEIMKAALEEFKQNGFEKASMKNISLNAGVAIGNIYRYFKNKEELFNAIVEPVHSYITAVIFNKFLPTSSDVDVNFNLIDIVDRTMKVDLSYSTELMIMMYKSKGTGYENAKDDLIKLVNIRLKSEYLDLFAKQGLDNCDQFLYVFATILIDGMFTILASTENVEEKRKLINQLLVFYFNKLDERFI; this is encoded by the coding sequence ATGCAGTACCTAAAGGAAGAAGTAAGGTTAGAAATAATGAAAGCTGCTTTAGAAGAGTTTAAGCAGAATGGCTTTGAGAAAGCCTCTATGAAAAATATATCTCTAAATGCAGGTGTAGCTATAGGGAATATTTATAGGTATTTTAAGAATAAAGAAGAGTTATTTAATGCCATTGTAGAGCCTGTTCATAGTTATATTACTGCCGTAATATTTAATAAGTTTTTACCCACTTCGTCGGATGTAGATGTGAATTTTAATCTGATCGATATAGTAGATAGAACAATGAAAGTAGATTTAAGCTATAGCACGGAACTTATGATTATGATGTACAAGAGCAAGGGAACAGGTTATGAAAATGCAAAGGATGATTTAATAAAACTAGTGAATATAAGGTTAAAATCTGAGTATTTAGATTTATTCGCAAAACAAGGGCTTGATAATTGTGACCAGTTTTTATATGTATTTGCCACCATTTTAATAGATGGAATGTTTACAATTCTAGCAAGCACTGAAAACGTAGAGGAAAAAAGAAAACTTATTAATCAACTACTGGTTTTTTATTTTAACAAATTGGATGAAAGATTCATTTAA
- a CDS encoding alpha/beta hydrolase: protein MASLRMKFFIKMLMKTKEIYDPNFPKDYRGQRDKNDARAAKLKIKKDISIEQYKVNEIPIEILSPQKTLNDNIIYYIHGGGFNNGSLISARPFAAELAHNLNTKVISIQYKLAPEYKYPTQLEECMTIYKWIKDGIAKNSKIIILGDSAGGNLALALTHYIIDEKMRKPEAICVISPPTDFSGNLASRKEKEKVDCIISRNFDLEIRNTYIGTADLNNPYISPINGSFVDFPPLRIDVGTEEMLLDDSLLLEKKVKSAGGYVETHVWDGLCHVFPLFPIPEKKKYYSELKAFIRRFS from the coding sequence ATGGCAAGTCTTCGAATGAAGTTTTTTATAAAAATGTTGATGAAAACTAAAGAAATATACGATCCTAATTTTCCAAAGGATTACAGAGGGCAACGAGATAAGAATGATGCAAGAGCTGCAAAACTAAAAATAAAAAAAGATATATCGATTGAACAATATAAAGTAAACGAAATCCCTATTGAAATTTTAAGTCCGCAAAAAACTTTAAATGATAATATAATCTATTATATTCACGGTGGTGGATTTAATAATGGTTCTTTAATAAGTGCGAGGCCATTTGCAGCAGAACTTGCACATAACCTAAACACAAAAGTTATTTCGATTCAATATAAACTTGCACCAGAGTATAAGTATCCAACTCAACTTGAAGAATGTATGACAATTTATAAGTGGATTAAAGATGGAATAGCTAAAAATAGCAAAATAATTATACTTGGAGATTCGGCAGGAGGTAATCTTGCACTGGCACTTACACACTATATTATTGATGAAAAAATGAGAAAACCTGAAGCAATATGTGTTATATCACCACCAACTGATTTTAGTGGAAATCTGGCATCAAGAAAAGAGAAAGAAAAAGTAGACTGTATTATATCTAGAAACTTTGATTTGGAAATCAGAAATACTTATATTGGAACTGCTGATTTAAATAATCCTTATATATCTCCTATAAACGGAAGCTTTGTGGATTTTCCACCACTTAGGATAGATGTAGGAACTGAGGAAATGCTACTTGATGATTCTTTATTGTTGGAAAAGAAGGTGAAAAGTGCTGGAGGATATGTTGAGACTCATGTATGGGATGGTCTTTGTCATGTTTTTCCGCTATTCCCGATACCTGAAAAGAAAAAATATTATAGTGAATTGAAAGCATTTATACGACGCTTTTCATAA